A genomic region of Zea mays cultivar B73 chromosome 6, Zm-B73-REFERENCE-NAM-5.0, whole genome shotgun sequence contains the following coding sequences:
- the LOC103630459 gene encoding flagellar radial spoke protein 1 has translation MDGHGGGAGKLTRTPSSLLRSPTMRAGPGTASFHALDDPEPDDKKAQAPLGKPRALLRRAHHRFCPGPAQSALLLLLPVLALAALLMRGGDGGHHLALLAAAAGFALAAAAAVARLRGACPPSPALEASVRWFIGEDDDEEQRDWKRRAGLGLGLGLGRRAEVREGVEFYSNGDRYEGEFHGGRCSGSGVYSFFGKGKYEGDWVDGKYDGHDVESWARGSRYRGQYRQGLRHGHGVYRFYSGDGYAGEWAGGQSHGIGAQTCSDGSTYAGEFKGGVKHGLGCYHFR, from the coding sequence ATGGACGGGCACGGCGGCGGAGCCGGTAAGCTGACGAGGACGCCGTCGTCGCTACTCCGGTCGCCTACCATGCGCGCGGGTCCCGGCACCGCATCGTTCCACGCGCTCGACGACCCGGAACCCGACGACAAGAAGGCGCAGGCGCCACTGGGCAAGCCTCGGGCGCTGCTCCGCCGTGCCCACCACCGGTTCTGCCCCGGCCCGGCCCAGTccgcgctcctcctcctcctcccggtCCTCGCGCTCGCCGCGCTGCTCATGCGCGGGGGCGACGGCGGCCACCACCTCGCCCTCCTGGCGGCCGCGGCGGGGTTCGCCCTCGCCGCCGCGGCCGCTGTCGCGCGGCTCCGCGGCGCTTGCCCGCCCTCGCCGGCGCTCGAGGCCTCCGTGCGGTGGTTCATCGGCGAAGATGACGACGAGGAGCAGCGGGACTGGAAGCGGAGGGCGGGGCTCGGGCTGGGGCTGGGACTGGGGCGCCGCGCGGAGGTGCGGGAGGGCGTCGAGTTCTACAGCAACGGGGACCGCTACGAGGGGGAGTTCCACGGGGGCCGCTGCAGCGGCAGCGGCGTGTATAGCTTCTTCGGGAAGGGCAAGTACGAGGGCGATTGGGTGGATGGCAAGTACGACGGCCACGACGTCGAGAGCTGGGCGCGCGGCAGCCGGTACCGCGGCCAGTACCGGCAGGGCCTTCGCCACGGCCACGGCGTCTACCGATTCTACAGCGGCGACGGCTACGCTGGCGAGTGGGCCGGCGGCCAGAGTCACGGTATCGGCGCCCAGACCTGCTCCGACGGCAGCACGTACGCCGGCGAGTTCAAGGGCGGCGTCAAGCACGGCCTAGGCTGCTACCATTTCAGGTGA
- the LOC100281133 gene encoding zinc finger, C3HC4 type family protein, giving the protein MAADDAARSSRRMDLNLYLGLPRAPRARRPDLGFDLALGTPMLSSSSPSSSAASADAPPLETDPLHPPYSPSRADLMRPPTPAHEPYNPFAPEAHPPYVPPPPLPVAGALPVLADELEFGFSDAHLGLVERLDRPSSSTASSSFRPDLAERYRHLMSLGGSRFFRPRRFRSDLPPLSSELPSLENDAAVQPPEPEEPVHDTVEENKVVAHGAVVGVSEDDGTEHGKSAPMFECNICFEMADEPVVTSCGHLFCWPCLYQWLHVHSSHKECPVCKGEVTEGNITPIYGRGNSGSEMEKKVAEDGKASGPKIPPRPHGNRLESFRQQFHHLRPISRRLGEAHGFLSTWRRILDRHLANSMSRFEGPPEPSVSETAQHASSLGRMTTRLRARRWQREAENPTSIDSSAPDSGQPVNNTFDLPRRSSNPFPSEGMDLLRHIAFTGLEDSERFATAVSELRRIARASPYGASTSSNPPNPEPFGETQIATALAADQASNSSTMAVIQEDAAFTGSAGEPSNAGSSRPLRRRGSDALGSLDVDGGDLHQNKRRRLN; this is encoded by the coding sequence ATGGCCGCTGATGACGCGGCGCGGAGCAGCAGACGGATGGATCTGAACCTCTACCTCGGCCTCCCCCGcgccccgcgcgcccgccgcccCGATCTCGGCTTCGACCTCGCGCTCGGCACCCCGATGCTCTCTTCATCGTCTCCCTCGTCCTCGGCTGCCTCCGCGGACGCGCCGCCGCTGGAGACGGATCCGCTCCACCCGCCCTACTCGCCGTCCCGTGCCGACCTGATGCGCCCGCCGACCCCGGCGCACGAGCCCTACAACCCGTTCGCGCCCGAGGCGCACCCGCCCTACGTGCCTCCGCCACCACTGCCGGTTGCAGGGGCTTTACCTGTGCTCGCTGATGAGCTTGAGTTTGGTTTTTCTGACGCGCACCTTGGTCTGGTCGAGCGTTTAGACCGGCCTTCGTCATCGACGGCATCCTCTTCTTTCCGCCCggatcttgccgagcgctaccGCCACTTGATGTCCTTGGGCGGGTCACGGTTCTTCCGGCCAAGACGGTTCCGGTCCGACCTTCCACCTCTCAGCTCAGAGCTCCCTAGCCTGGAGAATGATGCTGCAGTGCAACCACCTGAACCGGAAGAGCCTGTCCATGATACCGTGGAGGAGAACAAGGTGGTTGCCCATGGTGCAGTTGTGGGTGTCTCAGAGGATGATGGAACAGAGCATGGTAAGAGTGCCCCAATGTTCGAGTGTAATATCTGTTTTGAAATGGCTGATGAACCAGTGGTTACCTCGTGCGGCCATCTCTTCTGCTGGCCTTGTTTATATCAGTGGTTGCATGTCCACTCCAGCCACAAGGAGTGCCCTGTCTGCAAAGGAGAGGTTACTGAAGGGAACATTACTCCTATCTATGGGAGAGGGAATTCAGGTTCGGAAATGGAGAAAAAGGTTGCAGAGGATGGAAAGGCATCTGGCCCCAAGATTCCACCAAGGCCACATGGGAATCGGCTAGAGAGCTTCAGGCAGCAGTTCCACCATTTGCGACCCATATCTAGAAGGCTTGGTGAGGCACATGGTTTTTTGTCTACGTGGAGGCGCATTCTTGATCGGCATTTAGCGAATAGCATGAGTAGATTTGAAGGGCCTCCTGAACCATCTGTTTCAGAAACTGCTCAGCATGCAAGCAGTCTTGGTCGAATGACTACTAGGTTgagagcaaggaggtggcaaagggAAGCAGAAAACCCTACATCCATTGATTCATCTGCACCAGATAGCGGGCAGCCTGTAAACAATACGTTCGATCTGCCAAGGCGCTCTTCAAATCCATTTCCCTCAGAAGGGATGGATTTATTGCGACACATTGCCTTCACTGGTCTTGAAGACTCAGAAAGGTTTGCGACTGCTGTCAGTGAACTTAGGCGAATTGCTAGGGCAAGCCCTTATGGGGCATCAACTTCATCCAACCCACCAAATCCTGAGCCATTTGGTGAAACTCAAATTGCCACGGCACTGGCTGCAGATCAAGCTTCTAATTCGAGCACCATGGCCGTGATTCAGGAAGATGCAGCTTTTACTGGAAGTGCTGGAGAACCTAGTAATGCAGGGTCTTCAAGACCCCTGAGAAGAAGAGGAAGTGATGCCTTAGGTTCTTTGGATGTGGATGGTGGGGACCTACATCAGAATAAGAGAAGGCGGCTGAACTAA